Within the Girardinichthys multiradiatus isolate DD_20200921_A chromosome 12, DD_fGirMul_XY1, whole genome shotgun sequence genome, the region gaagttggaggtgatggtgagtcttccatgttgaattttcatttaaactgcattttggccgattttaattttttcattaaaaatgaaaaatggccAAAATAATCCAATTTTGAGTTGTAGCTGTAAATACTCGGCAATTTATCACAGCATCACACAGCACATTCAGCATTTTTAACAGTCAATTCCTGTTTGCTTCCCCTGAGCTCTCTGTTCCTTCATGGCCAGTCCACGGCTGTTTGCCATCAGATACACCTACAGCTCCAACCCTCCTCAGCATCTTTATCCCTGTGTTGAAAACAGAGGGGGAATCTCCGAAGGTCATGACTCTGGATTTTTTTCGGGAGGAAAGCCGGTCCCAGATAGATTGAGTTTTGAAGGACAGATTTCTGTTCTTGATTATTCAAAGCTGTCCACGTTGAGGAAGGAAGTCTCTAGGGGAACAATCCAGTTTTTTCTGGCTGATTATAACAAATTCAGAGTTAGGAGAGTTACAGTTGGTCAGTATGTGCTCAGGTGGCCGATATCTTTGGGAGGCATGACAGAGCTAAAGAAAAATACCTCATTGTCTCACTGCATGATTagagtttttctttatttgctgTTTAAAGCTGAAATTAACCATAGCATTCTAATATGACCAAAAATTTAGATAAACTTAAATGGTCTCTAACAAGCATATAATTATTTACAGCTCGGTTTAACTGTATTTCCCGATGTGTAGGTGTCTGCGGCTTTGTATTGTAATGTAACTGTAACGCAACTGTAATGTGTCTTTGTAAAACTTTTATACATGCCTTAATATTGGGTGGTAGTTGTATGTAAAGACACATTACAgttgtgttttgtggatctgcAGGAAGTAAAGAGGGGATTTCTGCAGAAATATGTGTACTTGGTGGCTTTAGCACTCTCCAGTtatgcccaaaacacctaaaatgcaaaacatttagaaaaatccaacttgACTATTTCTCTTTGCAGAATCTCTCTAGATTGTCCAGAGTCCTGGTTTCCATCTTTTTTAAAGACGTTTTGAGTTAAATGTCCTGGTATTCAAAGAGTTCATGAGCCTTCGCAGAAGAAACAGGCCCTCAGCATCACATATCCTCCACCATGCTTAAGAGTGGCATGTggtactttttcacatatttatcCATTTCTTGCTTGATCCACCTGGAGTatttattaaaaagtttaatcttAGTGACACCTAACCAAACAACATGGATTCAgttaaaatcccaatagaatttagcaaactccacatgGTTCCTGTTTGTGAATGTAGATAAGTATTTTTCCTAACATGCCTCCTCTACAACATGTTGGCATAGAGGTAACATCCAGTGGTTggtatggagacttggtgactcCAGGATGCCATTCTTTGTTGCATTCTTTAACAAtgagctttggagatgtttttacCTCCCTTACCATCCTGCTCAATGTATGTGCTGTCAAGTTGACTTCATCCTCATCCAGCCTGATCTGTCACAGTgccagttgttttaaacattttactctGGCCAGCAATGTGTTGTCTTGTGAAGACCAGCACACATCTGCTGTACATGCATagcatgttttcttgtctttacaATTTTGAAAAGTGGCCTCAGAGAAATTGGCTAAGCTGTGTCGCATCACATTTATACTCCAGGAAAACATGAAGTTAtggaaaagcaaagaaaaacaataaaaatcacttgcatttatttaataagCATTTTTTAGGGTTGTGTTAACGGTGACATTAAATTGTCTCTTAAAATGTTTCCCCTCAATGtacttaatttgttttgttttactcccAGATGTGCCTGATATCTGTGAATATGTTAAATTTGTGTGAACCCACAGCACAGTATGCTTGTTACTTTAGAGCAATTAAATCACCTCAACGGTTTACCAAAGGATAGAAGAATATAAAATACTGTCGTTTGTAAACTATTAAATTAATTAGGCTCCTAAACCCAAAGTTGTTGCATAAGCCAAAATGAACCTTAAATAAACAACTTACAATAGAACAACTTCTACATGTAGTTTGTGTTTACGGTTAGgggttagtgtgtgaagtaatGAGAGAAAAGTAATTCATTtgtaattttatatttattaaaatatacaaCAGGATACTTTTCCAGTGGATATCGGTGATATCTAGGATGTTTCTGAACATGCGTGGGAACTAAAGTAAATCCTGGGACCGTTGGGGGGATATGATTACTTCACAGTCCTGGTTTGAGTGAAAGTTCTGCGTCTGACTGGATCATAACCAACTTCTCCAGGATTTCTCACATCTTCGTCCTGCTTTTGAGAGCAAACCAAGCTTATTTGCCATGcattttatgatttttgtttttttttttaatatgaaactattaaaaaagtaaatgtttgtctgagagataaaaaaaaaaacagtttggcaCAATATTCTAGATATAAAAACATGGAACATGTTCTCTTTCTTTGACGTGTTCAGGTGGGATTTCAGCTATACGTGCACCATTAACAGAACATTACTGAGTTCATACAAAAGTATAGAGCAACACAGATTTAAGTGCAAAGAAAATGTCCAACAATCATCATAGATTCGACAAAGACGGGTCCAGTGAGTGTTACTGGCCGGCcttcaggttttttttacaTGCTTCACAGAATCCTGGAATGATTTAAACATCATTAAGTTTATAAATCTGATCCCTGTCTTTGCAAACTCATCCAAACCTGTACTTGGGCCAGTATTTGACTTGTCTACGTCTCTGGACTGTTCCTTCAGGGACTTTAGGTTTTACAGGTGGGGGTTTGGGAGATGACAGTGGCGCCGGTTTCCTCCTCTCTTTGCTCCTTTCTGTGATGGTGAAGCCTCTTTGGCTAAAGTCATGCAGGCTGGCCCTGGGTAAGAAGTGGGTGGAGACGTGCTGGGATTTGACCCATGGACTGGAGCCCATTTTAGCTTTTCCCCTTTTATTGAGGGCAACATACCACTCTCGACCTGTCCTTTGGTTCCTGTGGATTACAGAGGCATAGGTGTTGTAACTGTTCTCCTGGAAACGTTCCCTGAACTTGCAGTCGTCTGAGAACCATTCCTACAAAATGGAACATAAGAGGTATTAGCGGgtttaaattaataaacagCCTGTAAAATGAATTTCTATGATGCTGAACACACTGTAAGTCTTTCTTGATGGCATTATCTAAAACTTCCCTTCAAAACTGAACCTTGTGTTTTGGGTCTGAATCAAATTGTCACCATTTGCAGTGTCT harbors:
- the fgf5 gene encoding fibroblast growth factor 5; amino-acid sequence: MNVPLYFLTFAHWICAAAAAERVSLLLQEGISSGRRTCRLYCRVGIGFHLQIHPDGRVNGSHEPNQLSVLELFAISQGVIGIKGVYSNRFLAMNKRGRLHATEWFSDDCKFRERFQENSYNTYASVIHRNQRTGREWYVALNKRGKAKMGSSPWVKSQHVSTHFLPRASLHDFSQRGFTITERSKERRKPAPLSSPKPPPVKPKVPEGTVQRRRQVKYWPKYRFG